In the Arachis ipaensis cultivar K30076 chromosome B10, Araip1.1, whole genome shotgun sequence genome, one interval contains:
- the LOC107622608 gene encoding 60S ribosomal protein L26-1, whose amino-acid sequence MKFNPRVSSSRRKSRKAHFTAPSSVRRVLMSAPLSTDLRAKYNVRSMPVRKEDEVQVVRGTYKGREGKVTQVYRRKWVIHIERITREKVNGSTVNVGIHPSKVVITKLRLDKDRKSLLDRKAKGRAAADKEKGTKFAPEDIMQTVD is encoded by the coding sequence ATGAAGTTCAACCCAAGAGTATCGAGCAGCCGCCGCAAGAGCCGCAAGGCTCACTTCACGGCCCCGTCGAGCGTGCGGCGCGTGCTCATGAGCGCACCCCTCTCCACCGACCTCCGCGCCAAGTACAACGTGCGCTCCATGCCGGTCCGCAAGGAAGACGAGGTTCAGGTTGTTCGTGGCACCTACAAGGGCCGTGAGGGCAAGGTCACTCAGGTTTACCGCCGCAAATGGGTGATCCACATTGAGCGCATCACTCGAGAGAAGGTTAACGGCTCCACCGTCAACGTCGGAATCCACCCTTCCAAGGTTGTTATCACCAAGCTTCGCCTCGACAAGGACCGCAAGTCTCTCCTTGACCGTAAGGCTAAGGGACGTGCCGCCGCCGATAAGGAGAAGGGCACCAAGTTCGCTCCAGAAGATATCATGCAGACCGTCGATTAA